DNA from Bacteroidales bacterium:
AAAATATTTACTATGAGCTGGCCGATAAGCTGAATAAAACCATCAGCATTCCCTATGTTTTCAAGCTGGGCAGCCATTTCACCAACCTGGTGGGATTTGTTGAGCGGCTCAATGCCATGGATGTGCCCGGTGTGGTGTTGTTTAACCGGTTTTATGAACCCGATATTGACATCGATAAGCTTCGTTTCACTTCTGCTGAAGTCTTCAGCTCCCCTTCCGATCTGCGGCATTCGCTTCGCTGGGTGGGCATCATCTCTTCAAAGGTTCAAAGGATAGAGATAGCTGCCAGCAC
Protein-coding regions in this window:
- a CDS encoding diguanylate cyclase is translated as NIYYELADKLNKTISIPYVFKLGSHFTNLVGFVERLNAMDVPGVVLFNRFYEPDIDIDKLRFTSAEVFSSPSDLRHSLRWVGIISSKVQRIEIAASTGVHDGKAAVKQLLAGAEAVQICSTIYKNGFAQIKNILEEMKEWMQEHQFDKVEEFRGKLSYSKLDNPMIYERSQFMRYFSSIQ